A part of Paraburkholderia largidicola genomic DNA contains:
- a CDS encoding glutathione binding-like protein, translated as MTISLYAWGTPNGRKISVALEEMALPYVVKPINITKDEQFDPDFLAISPNNKIPAIVDPDGPDGKPISVFESGAILLYLGEKTGKFLPQSLRDRVPVLEWLMWQMGGFGPMPGQVHHFAALASEDDKRYGLKRFSTETRRLYKVLDARLARSEYVAGDLSIADFAILGWAWRHERHKVDLAEYPNVKRWYETLFARPGVKRGFDVKLD; from the coding sequence ATGACTATCTCGCTCTACGCATGGGGAACGCCGAACGGCCGCAAGATCAGCGTCGCCCTCGAAGAAATGGCGCTGCCGTACGTCGTCAAGCCGATCAACATCACGAAGGACGAGCAGTTCGACCCCGACTTTCTCGCGATCAGCCCGAACAACAAGATTCCCGCGATCGTCGATCCCGATGGACCGGACGGCAAGCCGATCAGCGTGTTCGAATCGGGCGCGATCCTGCTGTATCTCGGCGAAAAGACGGGCAAATTCCTGCCGCAAAGCCTGCGTGACCGGGTGCCCGTCCTCGAATGGCTGATGTGGCAAATGGGCGGCTTCGGTCCGATGCCGGGCCAGGTGCATCACTTCGCGGCGCTCGCGTCCGAAGACGACAAGCGCTATGGCCTCAAGCGCTTTTCTACCGAAACGCGGCGCCTGTACAAGGTGCTCGACGCGCGCCTCGCCAGGAGCGAATACGTGGCGGGCGACCTGTCGATCGCCGACTTCGCGATTCTCGGCTGGGCGTGGCGGCACGAGCGCCACAAGGTCGATCTCGCCGAGTATCCGAATGTGAAGCGCTGGTACGAGACGCTGTTCGCACGTCCGGGCGTGAAGCGCGGGTTCGACGTGAAGCTCGATTGA
- a CDS encoding glutathione S-transferase family protein: protein MITVWGRANSVNVQKILWVCDELVLPYNRIDAGLQFGRNDEPDYLAMNPTGKVPTLVDGDFVLWESNAILRYLVMQYGESSVLYPDEPKARASIDRWLDWSLSTLQPAERPVFWTIVRTPEAERDTAKLAADIDNVAKLWKMLDAQLQGRFFIEGEKFTLADIVLGAYAKRWFGLPGVERPSLPNLERWYQRLSTRSGFKQYVDFDLT, encoded by the coding sequence ATGATTACAGTCTGGGGACGCGCCAACTCGGTCAATGTGCAGAAGATCCTGTGGGTGTGCGACGAACTGGTCTTGCCCTACAACCGTATCGACGCCGGCCTGCAGTTCGGCCGCAACGACGAACCCGACTATCTCGCGATGAACCCGACGGGCAAGGTGCCGACGCTCGTCGACGGCGACTTCGTGCTGTGGGAATCGAACGCGATCCTGCGCTATCTGGTCATGCAGTACGGCGAATCGAGCGTACTCTATCCGGATGAACCGAAGGCGCGCGCCAGCATCGACCGCTGGCTCGACTGGTCGCTGTCCACGCTGCAACCCGCCGAGCGTCCCGTGTTCTGGACCATCGTGCGCACGCCAGAGGCCGAACGCGATACCGCGAAGCTCGCCGCCGACATCGACAATGTCGCGAAGCTGTGGAAGATGCTCGATGCGCAACTGCAAGGGCGCTTCTTTATCGAAGGCGAGAAGTTCACGCTCGCGGATATCGTGCTGGGCGCGTATGCGAAGCGCTGGTTCGGGCTGCCGGGCGTCGAGCGTCCGTCGCTGCCGAATCTCGAACGCTGGTATCAGCGGCTGTCGACCCGCTCCGGCTTCAAGCAATACGTCGACTTCGATCTGACCTGA
- a CDS encoding ATP-binding domain-containing protein: MARIVPDDWKSLAATGAASRERETLALLEEALPREYTVYHGVHWTRLHEGFSVFGEADFVIVSPAGRVMIVEQKTGFLRETPKGLVKVYMQTERNVAIALARTIEGLHRRFTAAFGAGTYFIEELLYCPDHVVKDAAISGVNPARIVDATRKDKLVSIIREALPEDEPRLACAPKIHHFLADELALTPDASALVGQAGTLVTRLAGGLASWARRLEFAPFRLRVIGTAGSGKTQLAIQVMKDAVARGARPLYVCFNRPLADHIARVAPPEAKVANYHQLCDWIVRDSGRAPDFQSSDVFEQLESAFADTPIDERFQYDVLIVDEGQDFQQPWVPALERLLKPGGAWWWLEDPLQNLYMRESVALPGWTVLRESTNYRSPRDILDYLRGVVGATVPLAAGLAAGSPFDGSDISLSTYDETQTPESCIDATKRAITQALALGFRKQDIAVLSFRGREGSVLWPLDHLGPHRLRSFTGKYDLFGNPAYREGDVLLDSIYRFKGQSAPCVILSEVDFDEFDERNARKLFVGATRATMKLIVVASQRAARHLQPGAAQEQAG; encoded by the coding sequence ATGGCCCGCATTGTCCCCGACGACTGGAAGAGTCTTGCCGCCACGGGCGCCGCTTCGCGCGAGCGCGAAACGCTGGCGCTGCTCGAAGAGGCGCTGCCGCGCGAGTACACGGTCTATCACGGCGTGCACTGGACGCGCTTGCACGAAGGCTTTTCCGTGTTCGGCGAAGCGGACTTCGTGATCGTCAGTCCGGCGGGGCGCGTGATGATCGTCGAGCAGAAAACGGGCTTCCTGCGCGAGACGCCGAAAGGGCTGGTCAAGGTCTACATGCAGACCGAGCGCAACGTGGCGATTGCGCTCGCGCGCACGATCGAAGGGCTGCACCGGCGCTTCACGGCGGCGTTCGGCGCGGGCACGTATTTCATCGAAGAGCTGCTGTACTGCCCGGATCACGTCGTCAAGGACGCGGCCATTTCGGGCGTGAACCCGGCGCGCATCGTCGACGCGACACGCAAGGACAAGCTCGTCAGCATCATCCGCGAGGCGCTGCCCGAGGACGAGCCGCGTCTTGCCTGCGCGCCGAAAATCCATCACTTCCTCGCCGACGAACTGGCGCTCACGCCCGACGCCAGCGCGCTCGTCGGCCAGGCGGGCACGCTCGTCACGCGGCTGGCGGGCGGGCTGGCCAGCTGGGCGCGGCGGCTCGAATTCGCGCCGTTCCGGCTGCGCGTGATCGGCACGGCGGGCTCCGGCAAGACGCAACTCGCGATTCAGGTGATGAAGGACGCCGTTGCGCGCGGCGCGCGTCCGTTGTATGTGTGCTTCAACCGGCCGCTCGCGGATCATATTGCGCGCGTCGCGCCGCCTGAGGCGAAGGTCGCGAACTATCACCAGTTGTGCGACTGGATCGTGCGGGATAGCGGCCGCGCGCCGGATTTCCAGAGCAGCGATGTGTTCGAGCAACTCGAAAGCGCCTTCGCCGACACGCCGATCGACGAACGCTTCCAGTACGACGTGCTGATCGTCGACGAAGGCCAGGACTTCCAGCAGCCTTGGGTGCCCGCGCTCGAACGGCTGCTGAAGCCGGGCGGCGCGTGGTGGTGGCTCGAAGATCCGTTGCAGAACCTGTATATGCGCGAGAGCGTCGCGCTGCCGGGCTGGACGGTGCTGCGCGAATCGACCAACTATCGCAGCCCGCGCGACATCCTCGACTATCTGCGCGGCGTGGTCGGCGCGACGGTGCCACTGGCGGCGGGCCTCGCGGCGGGCAGTCCGTTCGACGGCTCCGATATCTCGCTGTCCACCTACGACGAAACCCAGACGCCCGAAAGCTGCATCGACGCGACCAAGCGCGCGATCACCCAGGCGCTGGCGCTCGGCTTTCGCAAGCAGGACATCGCGGTGTTGTCGTTTCGCGGACGCGAAGGCTCGGTGCTGTGGCCGCTCGATCATCTCGGCCCGCACCGGCTGCGCAGCTTCACGGGTAAATACGATCTGTTCGGCAATCCCGCGTATCGGGAGGGCGATGTGCTGCTCGACTCGATCTACCGCTTCAAGGGGCAGTCGGCGCCGTGCGTGATCCTGAGCGAGGTGGATTTCGACGAATTCGACGAACGCAATGCGCGCAAGCTGTTCGTCGGCGCAACGCGTGCCACGATGAAGCTGATCGTCGTCGCGTCGCAGCGTGCGGCGCGGCATCTGCAACCCGGCGCCGCGCAGGAGCAGGCAGGCTGA
- a CDS encoding phosphoribosyltransferase translates to MKKPVLPLTYEQLDHWIESLQPALLEERFAAAVGILRGGAPLALMASHTIGVPVAFLSYDRRARHVTWDSAQPLPPAGSKVLLCEDIAGRGFTLVDCIAFLEQHGLIVKTLTAAFDEISRIRPDFANDASGFFALFPWERQAYTDDYREDWLKVESGTAGRMADDHEYATYAIDLDGILLPDVPLSRYDEDLAAALNERDALLPYEVLPDVDLQKVRAVITGRPRADLERTRAWLERHGFGHLELVMRTPDAHDETPEGAAAHKAAAALSSGVTHFIESDPVQALFIAKLAPLLRVIWWDALKHKGTLISASAWR, encoded by the coding sequence ATGAAAAAGCCGGTTCTACCGTTGACCTACGAACAGCTCGACCACTGGATCGAATCGTTGCAGCCCGCACTGCTCGAAGAGCGCTTCGCCGCGGCAGTCGGCATTCTACGGGGCGGTGCACCGCTCGCCTTGATGGCGTCGCATACGATCGGCGTGCCTGTCGCGTTTCTCAGCTATGACCGCAGGGCGCGTCACGTCACGTGGGACTCGGCCCAGCCGCTGCCGCCGGCCGGCTCGAAGGTGCTGCTGTGTGAGGACATCGCGGGCCGCGGTTTTACGCTGGTCGATTGCATCGCCTTTCTCGAACAGCACGGTCTGATCGTGAAGACACTGACGGCCGCCTTCGACGAAATCAGCCGCATCCGCCCGGACTTTGCGAACGACGCGTCGGGCTTCTTCGCGCTGTTCCCGTGGGAACGCCAGGCCTATACGGACGACTATCGCGAGGACTGGTTGAAAGTCGAGTCCGGTACGGCCGGGAGAATGGCCGATGACCACGAATACGCGACCTACGCAATCGATCTGGACGGCATCCTGCTGCCCGACGTGCCGCTGTCACGGTATGACGAAGATCTCGCCGCCGCTTTGAACGAGCGCGATGCGCTGTTGCCTTACGAGGTCTTGCCCGACGTCGATCTGCAGAAAGTGCGCGCGGTCATCACGGGCCGGCCGCGTGCCGACCTGGAGCGCACGCGTGCATGGCTCGAGCGGCACGGCTTCGGTCATCTCGAACTGGTGATGCGCACGCCCGACGCCCATGACGAAACGCCCGAAGGCGCCGCCGCGCACAAGGCAGCCGCGGCGTTGAGCAGCGGCGTCACGCATTTCATCGAAAGCGATCCGGTGCAGGCGCTCTTCATCGCGAAACTCGCGCCGCTGCTGCGCGTGATCTGGTGGGATGCGCTCAAGCACAAAGGCACGCTGATCAGCGCGTCGGCCTGGCGCTGA
- a CDS encoding molybdopterin-dependent oxidoreductase, whose translation MHYKKCGWLRSFALMSALASVFVLAFASFGASAAPLTTTLALDVKGKISKTNDDDHTVFHFSEAQLLALPVHSISTSTTWTAKSTFTGPLLADILKTVGAYGDQIEIHTLDDYTYTVPVSDTSRYGVIVAYSMNGKRLQVSDFGPLFLIYPRDQFPGELAGASADAKFVWQIKALIVK comes from the coding sequence GTGCACTACAAGAAATGCGGATGGTTGCGTTCGTTCGCCTTGATGTCCGCGCTGGCCAGCGTCTTCGTACTGGCTTTCGCTTCGTTCGGAGCGTCGGCCGCGCCGCTGACGACCACGCTCGCGCTCGACGTCAAAGGCAAGATCTCGAAGACCAACGACGACGATCACACCGTTTTTCACTTTTCCGAAGCCCAGTTGCTCGCGCTGCCCGTCCATAGCATTTCGACATCGACGACATGGACGGCAAAATCCACCTTCACGGGGCCGCTGCTCGCGGATATCCTGAAGACCGTGGGCGCGTACGGCGATCAGATCGAAATCCACACGCTGGATGACTACACGTACACCGTTCCAGTATCGGACACGAGCCGGTACGGCGTAATCGTCGCGTACAGCATGAACGGCAAGCGCCTGCAGGTCAGCGACTTCGGGCCGCTGTTTCTCATCTATCCGCGCGACCAGTTTCCCGGCGAGCTGGCGGGAGCGTCGGCGGACGCGAAATTCGTATGGCAGATCAAGGCACTCATCGTCAAATAG
- a CDS encoding ATP-binding response regulator: MADQGTHRQIGRRPLRRVVLVVIWIAALAAPTAAISYLLYSALLNPRATQQLTGTYDGFYWDAAQLQIAYARLESQLLQYQTGADSDYQRLTLHFQVLQSKLRVMAGSTQRLAEQTEAVQRQQEEIAGLSDMLVALQPSLDALPNSPALASQMVEELRKHWKEVNDLALSRRNVDLQGREAMNSDFIAKRRMLFAGGLVLLLLSAAATTLLVMNGRRRTKLILQQHAALDAEHQASRAAREASLAKDAFLGMISHELRTPLHAIVSSIELLGFNFHSEADRKVIQRLETAARHLEAQMKDLTDYARLGAGKLELRNEHFDPRELLTSIVDEHEPFARAKGLVFEGSASGRVGLVDSDPHRIRQIVNNLVTNGIRYTERGTVTLHFAQRDDALAIVVTDTGAGVPDKQIPLIFKEFTQLDASRTRRFEGAGMGLAIVQGLVDLFGGTIDVDSEVGKGTRFTVTIPVRPVAAPAGASAVPHAAQSEGRPKVLIVDDNQLIRESLCEMLEHMGCDAAAVANADDAHAWLAARQCDLVLLDLHMPDKDGYAFMVEYVERSEGLGQAVRTPVIAVSAYAPESGARTEADPFFDSLTKPVHYEVLRDAVQRALAARHGASVAG, encoded by the coding sequence ATGGCAGATCAAGGCACTCATCGTCAAATAGGACGGCGCCCGCTGCGCCGTGTGGTGCTCGTCGTCATCTGGATCGCCGCGCTCGCGGCGCCGACGGCGGCGATCAGCTACCTGCTGTACTCGGCCCTCCTCAATCCGCGAGCAACCCAGCAGCTGACGGGCACTTACGACGGCTTCTATTGGGACGCCGCGCAACTCCAGATTGCCTACGCGCGGCTCGAAAGCCAGCTGCTGCAATACCAGACGGGCGCCGATAGCGACTATCAACGGCTCACGCTGCATTTCCAGGTGTTGCAATCGAAGCTGCGCGTGATGGCGGGCTCGACGCAGCGCCTCGCCGAGCAGACGGAGGCCGTGCAGCGCCAGCAGGAAGAGATCGCGGGGCTCTCGGACATGCTGGTCGCGTTGCAGCCTTCGCTCGACGCGCTGCCGAATTCGCCTGCGCTCGCGTCGCAGATGGTCGAAGAGCTGCGCAAGCACTGGAAGGAAGTCAACGACCTCGCGCTGAGCCGCCGTAACGTCGACCTGCAGGGCCGCGAGGCGATGAATTCGGATTTCATCGCGAAACGCCGGATGCTGTTCGCGGGCGGGCTGGTGCTGCTGTTGCTGTCGGCGGCGGCGACCACGCTGCTGGTGATGAATGGCCGGCGCCGTACCAAACTGATCCTGCAGCAGCACGCCGCGCTCGACGCCGAGCATCAGGCCAGCCGCGCCGCACGCGAGGCGAGCCTCGCCAAGGACGCGTTCCTCGGCATGATCAGCCATGAGCTGCGCACGCCGCTGCACGCGATCGTTTCGTCGATCGAACTGCTCGGCTTCAACTTTCACTCCGAAGCGGACCGCAAGGTGATCCAGCGGCTGGAGACGGCGGCGCGCCATCTCGAAGCGCAGATGAAGGATCTGACCGACTACGCGCGCCTCGGCGCCGGCAAGCTGGAATTGCGCAACGAGCATTTCGATCCGCGTGAGCTGCTGACGTCGATCGTCGACGAGCACGAGCCGTTCGCGCGGGCCAAGGGTCTCGTGTTCGAAGGCAGCGCGAGCGGCCGGGTGGGGCTCGTCGATTCCGATCCGCACCGCATCCGGCAGATCGTCAACAACCTGGTGACCAACGGGATTCGCTACACGGAGCGCGGCACCGTCACGCTGCATTTCGCTCAGCGCGACGACGCGCTGGCCATCGTCGTCACCGACACGGGCGCAGGCGTGCCGGACAAGCAGATTCCGCTGATCTTCAAGGAGTTCACGCAGCTCGACGCATCGCGTACGCGCCGCTTCGAAGGCGCGGGGATGGGGCTCGCGATCGTGCAGGGTCTCGTCGATCTGTTCGGCGGCACGATCGACGTCGACAGCGAAGTGGGCAAGGGCACGCGCTTCACGGTGACGATTCCCGTGAGGCCGGTCGCCGCGCCGGCCGGCGCGTCGGCCGTGCCGCACGCGGCGCAAAGTGAAGGGCGCCCGAAGGTGCTGATCGTCGACGACAACCAGCTGATTCGAGAGTCGCTGTGCGAAATGCTCGAACACATGGGATGCGACGCGGCCGCCGTCGCCAATGCTGACGACGCGCACGCGTGGCTCGCCGCGCGGCAGTGCGATCTGGTGCTGCTCGATCTGCACATGCCCGACAAGGACGGCTATGCGTTCATGGTCGAGTATGTGGAGAGGTCGGAAGGGTTGGGTCAGGCGGTGCGCACGCCCGTGATCGCCGTGAGCGCTTACGCGCCCGAGAGCGGGGCGCGCACGGAGGCGGACCCGTTCTTCGACAGCCTGACCAAGCCTGTTCACTACGAGGTGCTGCGCGACGCCGTGCAACGCGCGCTGGCGGCGCGGCACGGGGCGTCCGTCGCGGGCTGA
- a CDS encoding helix-turn-helix domain-containing protein, which produces MSNEATSTDSLAVAERVRELMSRHGIGKRQQTSELCRILDLSFSQGHRKLRGNSPWTLSQIKKVAEVFGEPAAQLFGAQSLDPGMVGATAQEAVFAIGGIELACTAWIGAPIEAGSRPEFIAWSKLDQWRVVRHDGALYQNAYEVHKIEIYPRRAETDKPLIAVVDDDQASADNLRDYLERSGFAAIAIYGLAAFAETLQTQVFDGVVIDWLFGPQTSAEAIRAVRASENPDAPIFVLTGELLTGKASESEISDIVRNYDVACYEKPARMAILVADLSKRLSRA; this is translated from the coding sequence ATGTCCAACGAAGCCACCTCTACCGACTCGCTTGCTGTCGCCGAACGCGTGCGCGAGTTGATGAGCCGTCACGGCATCGGCAAGCGTCAGCAGACCAGCGAGCTTTGCCGGATCCTCGATCTGAGTTTCTCGCAGGGTCACCGCAAGCTGCGCGGCAACAGTCCGTGGACGCTCTCGCAGATCAAGAAGGTCGCCGAGGTATTCGGCGAGCCGGCGGCGCAGCTGTTCGGCGCGCAATCGCTCGATCCCGGCATGGTCGGCGCCACCGCGCAGGAAGCCGTGTTCGCGATCGGCGGAATCGAGCTCGCGTGCACCGCGTGGATCGGCGCGCCGATCGAAGCGGGCAGCCGGCCGGAATTCATCGCGTGGTCGAAGCTCGACCAGTGGCGTGTCGTGCGGCACGATGGCGCGCTTTATCAGAACGCGTATGAAGTCCACAAGATCGAGATCTATCCGCGCCGCGCCGAGACCGACAAGCCGTTGATCGCCGTCGTCGACGACGACCAGGCCTCCGCTGACAATCTGCGCGACTATCTCGAGCGCAGCGGCTTCGCGGCCATCGCGATCTACGGCCTAGCGGCGTTCGCCGAGACGCTCCAGACGCAGGTGTTCGACGGCGTGGTGATCGACTGGCTGTTCGGTCCGCAGACGTCGGCGGAAGCGATCCGCGCCGTGCGCGCGTCGGAGAACCCGGATGCACCGATTTTCGTGCTGACGGGTGAGTTGCTGACGGGCAAGGCGAGCGAGTCGGAAATCAGCGACATCGTGCGCAACTACGATGTCGCCTGTTACGAGAAGCCAGCGCGCATGGCGATTCTCGTCGCTGATCTGTCGAAGCGTCTGAGCCGCGCATAA